A region from the Hypomesus transpacificus isolate Combined female chromosome 11, fHypTra1, whole genome shotgun sequence genome encodes:
- the ninl gene encoding ninein-like protein isoform X1, producing the protein MDEEEQNRYVAQLKEEFDSCDTTGTGYLDKEDLTVLCHKLHLDAHLPILLDTLLGPHHCARINFEEFKEGFVAVLSRSLDFSTSEEESSYLEPVIPEEVKPKFVKGTKRYGRRSRPDRPRPDRPRPDRPEAELTADSEESPTFRAEQTESSPAGVRRAKLRRSTSLESVESLKSDEETGSHKEPIHQSFEAQGQQKRWKQDSSDCLLRSPGPRLETADSQLKGMLEELGVGAGGFLNKEELSLVCDHLGLQELQSEELDVLFRRLDTDLDGRVSLREFQKGLLREGGVPGTTSSSTPLRPTTQRSLLQAFEERAVRSTSPSLLSATVGQRLLSRLDDGSGCASPERVIALWTEEGIRNSKDILQTLDFPLEERVSLAELTLALDNELLVSGNGIHQAALISYKNEIQFLQVLAEQAGRERDKVKADLEWADRRNLQLVREVDDRHASMESLNENKIKGLEQEFRDRLTALRSESEQESEVLLQQVEHERTKLREELEALRAQETSQQEETFNATQENSRLEEEVSLLKEKLSEAETTVSRLQRDLDQLLQDKFGSLDPNSSGLLSQEERFTEIIKEYEQQCRELRDRNDELNSELEMLKSQGTGKRSRRARDNTSTHTWASQHSLTTESDSDDPDMKRGTSPLVRKTLQVANKNGLGSLESLPGPVVSIETELAMEQLKERHSQEVQDLKIELETKVNFYERNLELMRRNMEVERKDISQGFKVEISELEEQKAHAEEQVKKLKEAVEKMQAQLQSSAGGWGPGWGPDQERRAQREQAELEQNYAREISNLVQRLTSEKDHLEAELKLKMDQEVLLVREELEHGACQMKLRHDEAQRGLLRQLHCERQRLQEQRGAWEAQLQRREQERRAETLAGVEKAGRERAEACGRLSLESTRLEVEHREEARRLEELASGLRAELAAKEDVHVRNKRLEASLGQCRRHCGRLEAALEASRAKCSEVEAEPRVASAHVEDGADGLKSSEALVEVVTCEKRSVEEELWGVREREEKLLARTAQLEEELNTFQSESEILRQDKEVIAGNCSRLSNAFVQQQAQLRAKEQSIDSLRGELESAQVALKNKVAIHLKQTSELESLRTDRAKLIQDLKEQAMAVDHLQLNLDSVTKELEECKKAEMSLQGALRLEQTKVTDIQLSLDKEREESDYLTQENTNYIRLADQLSSQIVEMEVETSKLRSHIHLVASEQEDANNHVSELRTQLEAKTTRGDRLQIENERISELLEMAEALSKKHSDEVQLLRAQSKAEDRELDSVREQADDGSNQLQQALLDSQAELQGAKEAFEWEKGRMKEQLVEMERLVIALEMVMGPPSQLRTQLDEVNTENTALKDRLVMLQQDVQRLEEAINKKKKKLDEMERQHEKSREEEERLHKENAKYREDVLDLSGRNLQLSGENAELSSRLRADQGAVQLLTERLAQVSRQQEEGAASARQLQETSTQQEREKLHLQAGWQHDKDLLERELATAKEKLKHLSEVESELTSLTLKYQWLEKDKEKLLREAEERNLKVEKLQESLSSLDSQTELLRSQLHAVSQEKNSHSQELINHQKTLQRAQDKAEELEAGMARLSREKDELRLSQKRHEDEATLALQGELQHVHLQNQELLHRVAELQTQDVDLQRLTEDYLTLKNHQEQLEAARVEVEDQAFRADSALSLAQAHHARELQQLREQAGAGSREQIAHLQAQLAEEQGRRQQLAETIRTQAKQASAQLGLQQERYEKVMENMQERMEEVETKLRSVRLMLQEKVIQLKDQLAKNAKSDLLLKDLYVENSQLMKALQVTEQRQKSAEKKNFLLEEKINALNKLLRKIAPASLTA; encoded by the exons AGTCTCAAATCGGACGAGGAAACTGGAAGTCATAAGGAACCCATCCACCAGAGCTTTGAAGCACAAG GCCAGCAGAAGCGATGGAAGCAGGACAGCTCAGACTGCCTGCTCCGCTCTCCAGGGCCCCGGCTGGAGACAGCTGACAGCCAGCTGAAGGGGatgctggaggagctgggggtGGGAGCAGGGGGCTTTCTGAACAAGGAGGAGCTCTCCCTGGTGTGTGACCACCTGGGTCTACAAGAGCTGCAGTCCGAG GAGCTGGATGTTCTCTTCAGGAGGCTGGACACTGACCTGGATGGGAGGGTCAGTCTCAGAGAGTTCCAGAAGGGCCTtctcagggaggggggagtccCTGGTACGACTTCATCCTCCACTCCCCTACGCCCCACCACCCAGCGTTCACTTCTACAG GCCTTCGAGGAGCGGGCGGTgcgctccacctctccttccctcctctccgccACCGTGGGGCAGCGGCTGCTGAGCCGGCTGGATGACGGGTCAGGCTGCGCCAGCCCGGAGAGGGTCATCGCTCTCTGGACCGAGGAAGGCATCCGGAACAGCAAGGACATTCTCCAG ACGCTGGACTTCCCTTTGGAGGAGCGGGTCAGTCTGGCTGAGCTCACTCTGGCCCTGGACAATGAGCTGCTGGTCAGCGGCAACGGCATCCACCAGGCTGCCCTCATCTCCTACAAGAACGAGATCCAGTTCCTCCA GGTCCTGGCGGAGCAGGCAGGTCGGGAGAGGGACAAGGTGAAGGCCGACCTGGAGTGGGCTGACAGGAGGAACCTCCAGCTGGTGAGAGAGGTGGACGACAGGCACGCCAGCATGGAGTCGCTGAATGAAAACAAGATCAA GGGTTTAGAGCAGGAGTTCCGCGATAGGCTCACTGCCCTGCGCAGCGAATCGGAGCAGGAGAGCGAAGTCCTGCTGCAGCAGGTGGAGCATGAGAGGACCAAACTGCGAGAGGAATTGGAGGCCCTGAGGGCACAGGAAACCAGTCAGCAGGAGGAAACGTTCAATGCCACTCAG gAGAACAGCCgattggaggaggaggtgagcctTCTGAAGGAGAAGCTAAGCGAGGCTGAGACCACTGTCTCCAGACTGCAGAGAGATCTGGACCAGCTCCTACAGGACAAG TTTGGGAGCCTGGATCCAAACAGCAGTGGGCTgctgagccaggaggagcgcttcACTGAGATCATAAAGGAGTACGAACAGCAGTGCCGG GAGCTGCGAGACAGGAATGACGAGTTGAACTCTGAGCTGGAGATGTTGAAGAGCCAGGGGACAGGGAAGAGATCCAGGCGAGCAAGGgacaacacatccacacacacctgggccagCCAACATTCTCTAACCACTGAGTCAGACTCAG ATGACCCTGACATGAAGAGAGGCACATCACCCCTTGTGAGGAAAACACTTCAAGTGGCCAACAAGAATG GCCTAGGTTCTCTGGAGAGTCTGCCTGGCCCTGTTGTGAGTATAGAGACAGAGCTCGCCATGGAGCAACTCAAGGAGAGACACAGTCAGGAGGTTCAGGACCTGAAGATAGAGCTGGAGACCAAG GTGAACTTCTACGAGCGCAACCTGGAGCTCATGAGGAGGAACATGGAAGTGGAGCGCAAGGACATCTCCCAGGGCTTCAAGGTGGAGATCAGCGAGCTGGAGGAGCAAAAGGCCCACGCCGAGGAGCAGGTGAAGAAGCTCAAGGAGGCCGTGGAGAAGATGCAGGCCCAGCTGCAGAGCAGCGCAGGAGGCtgggggccaggctgggggcCGGACCAGGAACGGAGGGCCCAGAGGGAGCAGGCTGAACTGGAGCAGAACTACGCCAGAGAGATCAGCAACTTGGTCCAGAGGCTCACCTCAGAGAAAGACCATCTGGAGGCAGAGCTGAAGCTTAAGATGGACCAGGAAGTGCTGCTCGTGAG GGAGGAGCTGGAGCACGGCGCGTGTCAGATGAAGCTGCGGCACGACGAGGCCCAGCGCGGCCTCCTGCGCCAGCTGCACTGCGAGCGGCAGCGCCTGCAGGAGCAGCGGGGCGCCTGGGAGGCGCAGCTGCAGCGACGAGAGCAGGAGCGCCGCGCCGAAACGCTAGCCGGCGTGGAGAAAGCGGGCCGGGAGCGGGCGGAGGCCTGCGGGCGGTTGTCCCTGGAGAGTACCAGGCTGGAAGTGGAGCACCGGGAGGAGGCCCGGAGGCTCGAGGAGCTCGCGTCCGGTTTGCGGGCGGAGCTCGCCGCGAAGGAAGACGTCCACGTGCGAAACAAACGCTTGGAGGCTAGCTTGGGTCAGTGTCGAAGGCATTGCGGTCGGTTGGAGGCGGCGCTGGAAGCCTCGCGTGCGAAGTGCTCTGAGGTCGAGGCCGAGCCGCGGGTCGCGTCGGCTCACGTCGAGGACGGAGCGGACGGCCTGAAGTCTTCAGAGGCACTGGTGGAAGTAGTGACATGTGAGAAGCGctcggtggaggaggagctgtggggggtcagggagagggaggagaagctcCTCGCTCGGACGGCGCAGCTAGAAGAGGAGCTGAACACTTTCCAGTCTGAATCGGAGATTCTTCGCCAGGACAAGGAGGTCATTGCTGGGAATTGCAGTCGTCTGTCCAACGCCTTTGTCCAACAGCAAGCCCAGCTCAGGGCCAAAGAACAAAGCATAGATTCCCTCAGAGGGGAGTTGGAGAGTGCACAGGTGGCACTCAAAAATAAAGTTGCCATTCACCTAAAGCAGACTTCTGAACTAGAATCCCTAAGGACAGACAGGGCCAAGTTAATACAGGACCTAAAAGAACAGGCAATGGCTGTTGACCATTTACAGCTGAACCTTGACAGTGTCACTAAAGAGTTGGAAGAATGTAAAAAGGCAGAGATGAGTCTCCAGGGGGCTTTAAGGCTGGAACAGACCAAAGTTACAGACATCCAGTTGTCCTTGGACAAAGAACGGGAGGAAAGCGATTATCTTACCCAGGAGAATACGAACTACATCCGGCTGGCAGACCAGCTTTCCTCCCAGATAGTAGAGATGGAGGTTGAGACGTCAAAACTCAGAAGCCACATCCATCTTGTCGCATCCGAACAGGAAGACGCAAACAACCATGTGTCAGAACTTAGAACCCAGCTCGAAGCCAAAACCACACGCGGGGATCGCCTTCAGATTGAGAACGAGCGGATATCAGAGTTGCTGGAGATGGCTGAGGCCTTATCCAAAAAGCACAGCGATGAAGTCCAACTTTTGCGCGCACAGTCGAAGGCCGAGGACAGAGAGCTGGATTCCGTCCGGGAACAGGCTGACGACGGCTCCAATCAGCTGCAGCAAGCCCTCTTGGACtcccaggctgagctgcaggGTGCGAAAGAGGCCTTTGAGTGGGAGAAGGGAAGGATGAAGGAGCAGCtagtagagatggagagactggTCATTGCTCTGGAGATGGTGATGGGCCCACCCAGTCAACTCAG GACTCAGCTGGATGAGGTCAACACTGAGAATACTGCACTGAAGGACAGACTTGTCATGTTGCAACAAGATGTCCAGAGACTCGAGGAGGCGATCAACAAAAAGAA AAAGAAACTGGATGAAATGGAGCGGCAACATgagaagagcagagaagaagaagagcgaCTGCACAAAGAG AACGCCAAGTACCGCGAGGACGTCCTGGACCTGAGCGGCCGCAACCTGCAGCTGAGCGGCGAGAACGCCGAGCTGAGCTCCCGTCTCCGTGCCGACCAGGGGGCGGTGCAGCTGCTGACGGAGCGGCTGGCGCAGGTGTCccggcagcaggaggagggggcggcctCAGCGAGGCAGCTCCAGGAGACCTCCAcccagcaggagagggagaagctacacctgcaggcaggctggcagcacGACAAGGACCTGCTGGAGAGGGAGCTGGCCACGGCCAAGGAAAAG CTCAAGCATTTATCGGAGGTGGAATCGGAGCTGACCAGTCTGACCCTGAAGTACCAGTGGctggagaaggacaaggagaagctgttgagggaggctgaggagaggaacCTCAAG GTTGAGAAGCTCCAAGAATCTCTAAGTTCTCTGGACTCCCAGACAGAGCTTCTCCGCTCCCAGCTCCACGCTGTCAGTCAGGAGAAGAACAGCCACAGCCAGGAACTGATAAACCACCAGAAGACGCTGCAGAGAGCACAGGACAAG GCGGAGGAGCTCGAAGCCGGCATGGCGAGGTTGAGCCGGGAGAAGGACGAGCTGCGGCTGTCTCAGAAACGGCACGAGGACGAGGCCACCCTGGCCCTCCAGGGGGAGCTCCAGCATGTGCATCTCCAGAACCAGGAGCTGCTCCACAGG GTGGCTGAGCTGCAGACCCAGGATGTGGATCTTCAGAGGCTGACTGAGGACTACCTAACCCTCAAAAACCACCAGGAACAGCTAGAGGCAGCCAGGGTGGAGGTTGAAGACCAG GCATTTCGAGCTGACTCAGCCTTGAGCCTGGCCCAGGCCCACCACGCCAGGGAGTTGCAGCAACTGAGGGAGCAGGCGGGCGCTGGGTCCAGGGAGCAGATTGCCCACCTCCAGGCTCAGCTGGCCGAGGAGCAGGGCCGGAGGCAGCAGCTGGCGGAGACCATCCGCACACAAGCCAAGCAGGCCAGTGCCCAGCTGGGCCTGCAGCAG GAGCGCTATGAGAAGGTGATGGAGAACATGCAGGAACGTATGGAAGAGGTGGAGACCAAGCTGAGGAGTGTCCGCTTGATGCTGCAGGAGAAAGTGATCCAGCTGAAGGATCAG CTGGCAAAAAATGCTAAGTCAGACCTCTTGCTTAAGGATTTATATGTTGAAAACTCCCAACTGATGAAAGCACTCCAGGTCACAGAGCAACGACAGAAGAGTGCAGAGAAAAAGAACTTTTTGTTGGAAGAGAAGATCAACGCCCTGAACAAACTCCTTCGTAAGATTGCTCCCGCCTCCCTCACGGCGTAG
- the gins1 gene encoding DNA replication complex GINS protein PSF1, with protein MFCEKAIELIRELQRMGDGQLPAFNEDGIRQVLEEMKALYEQNQSDVNEAKSEGRSELIPTIKFRHCCLLRNQRCIAAYLYDRLLRVRALRWEYGSVLPTNIRFHLCAEELEWFNQYKKSLATFMRSLGGEEGLDITQDVKPPKSLYIEVRCLKDHGEFEIDDGTIILLKKNSQHFLPRWKCEQLIRQGVLEHVVS; from the exons ATGTTCTGTGAAAAAGCGATTGAGCTCATTAGAGAACTGCAAAGGATGGGTGATGGTCAATTGCCAGCGTTTAAC GAAGATGGTATTAGGCAAGTACTGGAGGAGATGAAAGCTTTGTATGAACAGAATCAAAGTGACGT CAATGAAGCCAAGTCTGAGGGCCGGAGTGAGCTGATTCCAACAATCAAGTTTCGTCATTGTTGTCTGCTAAGAAATCAACGCTGCATTGCTGCTTACCT CTATGACAGACTGCTTCGGGTCAGGGCCTTGAGGTGGGAGTATGGAAGCGTGCTGCCCACAAATATTCGCTTCCACTTGTGTGCAGAAGAG TTGGAGTGGTTCAACCAATACAAGAAGTCCTTGGCCACCTTTATGAGGTCtcttggaggagaggaaggactgGACATAACACAGGACGTGAAGCCGCCTAAGAGTCTGTACATAGAG GTGCGCTGTTTGAAAGATCATGGCGAGTTTGAAATTGACGACGGGACCATAATACTTCTGAAGAAAAACAGTCAG CACTTTTTGCCACGTTGGAAGTGTGAGCAGCTGATTCGTCAGGGAGTCTTGGAGCATGTGGTCTCATGA